ATGGAGCCTTGCCGGAGCTTGATTGAGTGGATGCGGCAGTTTGTGATTCGAGTCGACGTTCAATCATCAGCTTCGCCTGACGAACAATATCGTCAGCTGCGGGTGTGATGATGGCACGGGGTTTTACAATGACTTGTGAACCATCTGGAATCCGGTGAAGGGTTTCCGCAGTGATGACAGAGTCACTGATTTGCACTTCACTGCGTGAAGGCTCTGATTCTGGTGCAACAGGCTCTGCTGGGGGCGCGTTCGGTCTTGATTCGGCAGATGAAATCCCGGTGGGTTTCGTGCTGGCAATCTGCGCCGCCTTCGGTGTGCTGAATTGATTCAGCACATTAGCGACGATGCGGTCGATTGCTTCAGCGGAAAGGTTCATCGTGTCGATTCTAGAGCAGGTTGCTCTTTCCTGTGCACTCGCTTGTGCTGTTACACTAAGTAAGTGGCTGTGCTTGTTCGTACGAGAGAGTGAAGACGAAATCCGAAGTGCGCTAAGTTCTCTGCGGTCTCTGCTGTTTTGAACGAAGTCAGGTCGAGGTGCTGTCTCTAAGACTGGTTGTCGGGTTGGGCGATGACCATCCATCGCACCGGTGTGTTCTTTGACCCCATCGATTCGGAAACGTACTTTCCGTCGGAAGTCAAAATGACGTCCTGACCAGCTCGACTTCCGAGTTCGTCGATCGCAATAAAGGGAACTCCGTCGCGAGAGCCATCAGACTTCAACGGCTGAACGAGCAACATTCTCCAGCCGTTGAGAGAAGGATGCTTCACCGTGGATGTGGCATGCCCGATGACTTTTGCGTGCAACATGTTGGTTTGTCCGCGAGGCAGTTCTGATCAATTAAACAACTCGAAGTTCATCGACCATCACACAGCGTCGTGTGCGTGTGAAGGTCCCTGGATTGGTCACACCTTCGCCGGTTGGTGTGGCGACGCTGAAGGAGAGATAACCTTCTCCTCCCAATCCGAGACCCGCCATTGATGGGCCGTTTTTCACGAACAGCGTGGTGTTCATGAGTCGTCCCATCACGGTCATGGCATGGACGTTTCGAGAGTGAATGATCGCGGTGTGTCCGAAGCCGTGCTCGAACTCGTAGGCGAGTTCAATCGCATGCATCGTGTCTCGTGCTCTTACGAACGGGATGAATGGCATCATCTGTTCTTCAGGCACGAATGGGTTTGTTGTGTCCGTTTCGCCGAAGAGAATCTCGGTGTTCGCAGGAACAGAAACTCCAATCTGCTGAGCGAGGTAGGCTGCATCTTTTCCAATGAAATCACGGTTGAGAACGGGATGACCGCCCGCTTCTTTGGGAGGAGAGAATGCCAGTTTTGTCAACGCGTCCACCTGTGAGCTGTTGAGGAGGAAACCACCATTCTTGGAGACGGCTTCCAGCAGGCGATCAAAGATCGACTGCACAGCGAAGACTTCTTTCTCTCCAATGCAGAGTAGGTTGTTGTCGAAGGCTGCTCCCGCGACGATCGACTTTGCGGCGTTTTCGAGGTCAGCAGTTTCGTCGACCACGACTGGAGGGTTTCCAGGCCCAGCGACAACAGCTCGTTTTTTCGCTCCGAGTGCTGCTCGTCCGACGGCAGGTCCTCCCGTGACGCAAAGCATGCGAACTTTGCGGTGATGGAAGATCTCATTCGCCGACTCGATCGTCGGTGTCCCAATGATCGTGATGAGGTTTTGAATTCCGGTCTTTTCGAAGATCGCTTTGTTGAAAGCCTGCACGCCCTCGCATGCGATTTTGGCTCCGGAAGGATGCGGGTTGAAGATGATGCTGTTCCCAGCAGCGACCATGTTGACGATGTTTCCCGCTAGAGTCGGGAGCGAGTGTGTCACGGGAGTGATCGCTCCGATGACACCAAACGGGGCTTGTTCTTCGAGCGAAATTCCGTGATCACCGCTGAAGCAATTCGGCTTCAGCCATTCAGTGCCGGGTACTTGTTTGATGATTTTCAGCTTGGCGATTTTGTGATCGAGGCGGCCGATTTTCGTTTCTTCGAATTCTTTGCGGCCCCATTCTTCGGCCCGTTGTTCGCACATCGTTTTGACGATGTTCACGACAATGTTGCGATTTTCAACCGTCGATTTAGACAACTGCTGAAACGCAGCATCAGCCGCAGCGATGGCTGCGTCGACCGATTGAAAGACCCCCAAGTCTCCGCTGTTCGGTGAAGACCCCATTACGGAGCTTGAAGATTGTCCAGCGACGGCGCCACTTGAGACAACACGAATGCCGCTTGGGTCAGCAGCAGGTTTGAAGTGCGGGGCTGCTCCGTTGACTTGTTTTGGAGTCTTCCCAAGTTCGGCCAGCACTTCTTCGACAACGGTACGAATCGCGGATTCGGTGGCTTGCATCGTCATTCCTCACTTCGCTGGTTGGTATCGAAACTCTGACTCTGTCGCTGGAAAGCCTAAGACGGCTTCAGCATCAGGGATCAGTCAGAGGATGTGATTATGATTTTGAATGAAAGTCAGTGTGCAGTTTTCGCGGTTTGTGTCGCACCGCGTGAGTTGTTTGTTGTACGTCTTGCCTTGGTATGGGGCTGATAAAACTCGACAGTCAAACGGTCGTGGTCGTATGTGCCGTGATGAAGTTGTCGAGTTTGGTCTGAGTCGGAAACGTGGCGATCATGACTGCAACGAGAAAGCCAGTAATCGCCAGTGACCAGACGCTTTGTTCAAGGATGAATGCAATCACGTTGAAAAGGGCTGCTCCTTCGAGGGGAGCTTTCGTCAGGAGGTTGCGAGCCATGAACACCTTCAGGAGTTCTGGCTCATCGGCGTTCTCCGCAATCGGAATCTTTTTCGAACCAGCCATCACTGCGATGGAGATTGCGATTGCGAAACCACCAGCGACTGCGATGAGGATTCCACCGAAGTCCGCTCCTTCAAAACTTCCGAATTCAGTGAGAACAATGGCCACAAGAACGAACATGACAACGCCCATAATGAGAGCTCCTGCGATGATCTGACACTTTCGCAAGACCTTCTTTCTGTCGCTGAAGTCCATCCTGTTCACGAGTCGCTGCCCTCCGAATAGATCGCGTGTGATCCGACTCGGACGTTGTCCACAATCCCAATGATGGCACAGTCGATGGGGAGGGTTTTGGTGTCATCGGTGAATCGTGCACTCGAACCCTGCACGATCAGAACGACTTCTCCTTCTCCGGCGCCAACGGTGTCGACCGCGATAAACGTGCGACCGGTACTTTTAAGGCTGTCCTGGTTTTGTTCATCGACTCGAAGCGGTTCCACGATGAACAGCTTCTGGCCAACCATGGCCTGCACTTTGTGTGTTGATGTCACGTTGCCTGTGATCTTGGCGAGAAACATTTCACTCTCCCTTGACCACTTGGGCTGTTTGCCGGGCGACAACGATTTCTTCGTTGGTCGGCACAATCCAGATCTGAACTTTGCTCTGCTCGGTAGAAATGATTCCCTCTTCGCGAGCGCTTTGATTCTTCTGTTCGTCGAGTTCGATGCCAGCGTAGGTCATGTTGCTGCAGACCTGTTGGCGGACGATGTCACTGTTCTCACCAATTCCGCCAGTGAACACGAGAGCATCGGCACCATTGAGAACCGCGAGATACTGACCGACGTATCGTTTGATGTCGGCACAGTAAATGTCGATGGCGAGTTGGGCTCTCTTGTCGCCCCCTTCAGCAGCTTTTTCGATGTCTCGCAGATCATTCGAAATTCCACTGATTCCCAGAAGTCCCCCTTCGGAAGAGAGTTCGTCGAGCAGCTCATCGTACGACTTGCCTGTCAGTCGTTTGACGAGTCTGAGAGCGAACGGATCGAAATCTCCGACACGGTTATTCTGTGGCAATCCTGATTGAGGAGTCATGCCCATCGAGGTTGATTGAGATTTGCCTCCCCGCATGGCACAGACAGAACTGCTTCCGCCAAGATGGCACGAAATCACTTTCGCGTCGCTGGAACCGAGGAGAGACTCCATCTTGGTTCCGATGAATCGGTGACTCGCTCCATGGAATCCCCAGCGGCGGACTTCGTATTCCTGGGCCCAGTGATAGGGGACAGCGTACGTTCGCAGCGGTTCTGGAATCGTGTCGTGGAATGCGGTTTCGAGGGCAGCGACCAAGGGAATCTCGGGGAATGAAGCCTGCAGCTGACGCATGGCTTTCACATATGGCGGATTGTGTGCTGGTGCAACATCCGCCAATGATTCCATGGCTTTGAGCAGGTCATTGTTGACGAGATGAATTCCGCTCAGTTTGCCTGCGAAGACAGCTTTGAATCCGATCGCCGAAACTTCCTCGACGCTCTGCAGGCAGCCTGACTCGGGGTTGGTCAACTGATCCAGGCACATCTGCACAGCTGCAGCATGGTCTGCAATGCGTTGACTGGCCTCGATTCGATTGGAACCGATTTCAGCGACACACGTTGAGTCTGCGCCTTCGCCGATCCGATCGATTCCTCCACGCGCCAGCTGTTCTTCACTTTCCATGTCGAACAGTCGGTACTTGAAACTCGTCGAACCGAGATTCGCCACCAGAACTTTCACCGCTTCCTCCGTTTTGCAGAAACCAATCTTTAACGTCGATCGTTTTGCGGTGAGTCCTAGAAGTTTTCCATCAGTCCTGTAGCAGGACGTGGGAGGATGTGAGCTCCCACCAAGTCGCCGACTTTCGAAGCTGCAGCAGCTCCGGCATCGACAGCGGCTCGCACTGAGCCAACGTCACCGCGAATGATCGTAGTGACGAATCCACCACCGATTTGCACTTGCTTGACGAGTGTCACGTTGGCTGATTTGAGCATCGCGTCCGATCCTTCGATCGTGGCGGTCAGCCCTTTCGTTTCGATCATCCCAATCGCTTCGTTCATGTTGATCCCTTGATCAAAGAGTGTTAGATGTCGCCGGAAACCGGCGGAGGAATCTGTTTCAGATGAAAGCCCCGAGTCGGGGAATTACTTGCTGGCAGTGGTTTTCTTGGCTGGCAGAATGGTTGCCAGTTCTTCGTGTGGTCGTGGAATGACCTGCACGCTGACAACTTCACCGATCTTGCTGGCGGCACCAGCTCCGGCATCGACGGCTGCTTTGACGGCAGCAACGTCTCCGGTCAGGAAGATCGTGACGAGTCCGCTTCCGACTTTTTCCCAGCCGACCATTTCGACGTTTGCAGCTTTCAGGGCAGAGTCTGCAGCTTCGATCAGGCAGATGAGCCCTTTTGTTTCAATCATTCCAAGTGCTTCTGAAACCTTGGCCATGTGTCTTACTCTCCGATTTCACAGATTGAGGATGGGATTAACCCGGTAGGGTTGAGCTTTGAAAAAACGTCTCCGGAAGCGTTTTCCGGATCAGTTGGTTTCATCGACGAAACTACGTGTGACAGCCACACGAGCTGTCATTTGCTTTGAGAAGTTGAACGTGTGTGGCATTCGGCAAGTTGATTGCGTTGCCTTCGTCCGTGTCGAGATGCACTTCCAGTTTGATCTTGTCGTCTCCACCGCGAACGGAAACGTTCTCCAGAGTGGTTGAACATCCCGGAGATTCAACTTTTAGTTGCATCAGGTCTTTGTCTTTAACGCCATAAGCAGCCATGTCGGACGGTGACATGTGCACGTGTCTCATGGCACGAATGACTCCTTCGTGGAGTTCGAGGCTTCCTTTGGGACCGACGATCAGGCAGCCTGGAGTTCCAGCGACGTCACCACTGATGCGAACGGGGATATCGAGTCCGAGTGAGATCGCGTCCGTGAAAGCGAGTTCGACTTGAGAAGCACCTCGCGAAGGGCCGAGAACTCGCACTTCTGGAAGCATGCGGCGTCGTGGGCCGACGATGGCGACGGTCTCTTCGGCAGCGTAGTAGCCGTCTTGATAGAGCCACTTGATCGGGTTGAGTTTGTGACCTTTGCCGAACAGGATTTCGATGTGTTCGTCAGTCAAGTGGCAATGACGTGCTGAGATGTTAACGACGAGCGGGTTCGGCTTGCCGGAAGAAGTTGGCGTCGCGGGTGCTGCAGGCGACTGGCCAAACTGTCGACTCAAAACGGAACGTACAACCCGTTCCACATCTTCTCGAGTCACCTGATTACTTGCCGCCGACATGTCTTTGATTCCTTATGAGCTTCCAACAGTAATGGAGGTGATCCATCCTCAGGCGATCGTGAGTTCGATCCCCTGGTCCACGATTTTCTGTCTCCACTCATTGGAGATCTTTTCATCGACAACAATTCGATCCACTTTGGAGAGTGGTCCCAGGCAGACCAGTTCCGAATGGCCGAGTTTGCTGGAATCGGTCACGACGATGATTTCATCGGCTGATTCCATCATTTGCCTCTCAGTTTCCGCGAGGAGAGAGTTTGTATTGAACAAACCCTCTTCAGTGATCCCCCCAACACTCATGATCAGCCTGCGGGCATGAACCCGCTTGAGTGATTCAATCGTCAACTCTCCAAGAGCTACCCCAGTTTTCGGGTAGAGGTAGCCACCCAGGAAAACAACTTCGGTGTCGGAGCTTCCCACGAGGTGATTCACAACGGGCAGGGAGTTCGTCACGACCTGCAGTCCAAGCCCCGACAGAAGCTTGGCGACTTCCAGTGTGGTGGTTCCTCCGTCGAGAATGATTGTCTCTTGGGGAGAGATCAGTCGAACCACTGCTTTGGCGATGGCGTGCTTTT
The sequence above is drawn from the Thalassoglobus sp. JC818 genome and encodes:
- a CDS encoding acetate/propionate family kinase; the encoded protein is MKVLVANLGSTSFKYRLFDMESEEQLARGGIDRIGEGADSTCVAEIGSNRIEASQRIADHAAAVQMCLDQLTNPESGCLQSVEEVSAIGFKAVFAGKLSGIHLVNNDLLKAMESLADVAPAHNPPYVKAMRQLQASFPEIPLVAALETAFHDTIPEPLRTYAVPYHWAQEYEVRRWGFHGASHRFIGTKMESLLGSSDAKVISCHLGGSSSVCAMRGGKSQSTSMGMTPQSGLPQNNRVGDFDPFALRLVKRLTGKSYDELLDELSSEGGLLGISGISNDLRDIEKAAEGGDKRAQLAIDIYCADIKRYVGQYLAVLNGADALVFTGGIGENSDIVRQQVCSNMTYAGIELDEQKNQSAREEGIISTEQSKVQIWIVPTNEEIVVARQTAQVVKGE
- a CDS encoding aldehyde dehydrogenase family protein; translated protein: MQATESAIRTVVEEVLAELGKTPKQVNGAAPHFKPAADPSGIRVVSSGAVAGQSSSSVMGSSPNSGDLGVFQSVDAAIAAADAAFQQLSKSTVENRNIVVNIVKTMCEQRAEEWGRKEFEETKIGRLDHKIAKLKIIKQVPGTEWLKPNCFSGDHGISLEEQAPFGVIGAITPVTHSLPTLAGNIVNMVAAGNSIIFNPHPSGAKIACEGVQAFNKAIFEKTGIQNLITIIGTPTIESANEIFHHRKVRMLCVTGGPAVGRAALGAKKRAVVAGPGNPPVVVDETADLENAAKSIVAGAAFDNNLLCIGEKEVFAVQSIFDRLLEAVSKNGGFLLNSSQVDALTKLAFSPPKEAGGHPVLNRDFIGKDAAYLAQQIGVSVPANTEILFGETDTTNPFVPEEQMMPFIPFVRARDTMHAIELAYEFEHGFGHTAIIHSRNVHAMTVMGRLMNTTLFVKNGPSMAGLGLGGEGYLSFSVATPTGEGVTNPGTFTRTRRCVMVDELRVV
- a CDS encoding BMC domain-containing protein, producing the protein MAKVSEALGMIETKGLICLIEAADSALKAANVEMVGWEKVGSGLVTIFLTGDVAAVKAAVDAGAGAASKIGEVVSVQVIPRPHEELATILPAKKTTASK
- a CDS encoding EutN/CcmL family microcompartment protein; its protein translation is MFLAKITGNVTSTHKVQAMVGQKLFIVEPLRVDEQNQDSLKSTGRTFIAVDTVGAGEGEVVLIVQGSSARFTDDTKTLPIDCAIIGIVDNVRVGSHAIYSEGSDS
- a CDS encoding DeoR/GlpR family DNA-binding transcription regulator — its product is MLLDQRRIGILEIIERKGFASLCELANEVDASQSTIRRDLEHLERSGQVRRTRGGAAYVGESLTGFEERRHLAADEKHAIAKAVVRLISPQETIILDGGTTTLEVAKLLSGLGLQVVTNSLPVVNHLVGSSDTEVVFLGGYLYPKTGVALGELTIESLKRVHARRLIMSVGGITEEGLFNTNSLLAETERQMMESADEIIVVTDSSKLGHSELVCLGPLSKVDRIVVDEKISNEWRQKIVDQGIELTIA
- a CDS encoding EutN/CcmL family microcompartment protein, which gives rise to MLHAKVIGHATSTVKHPSLNGWRMLLVQPLKSDGSRDGVPFIAIDELGSRAGQDVILTSDGKYVSESMGSKNTPVRWMVIAQPDNQS
- a CDS encoding phosphate propanoyltransferase encodes the protein MSAASNQVTREDVERVVRSVLSRQFGQSPAAPATPTSSGKPNPLVVNISARHCHLTDEHIEILFGKGHKLNPIKWLYQDGYYAAEETVAIVGPRRRMLPEVRVLGPSRGASQVELAFTDAISLGLDIPVRISGDVAGTPGCLIVGPKGSLELHEGVIRAMRHVHMSPSDMAAYGVKDKDLMQLKVESPGCSTTLENVSVRGGDDKIKLEVHLDTDEGNAINLPNATHVQLLKANDSSCGCHT
- a CDS encoding BMC domain-containing protein, which gives rise to MNEAIGMIETKGLTATIEGSDAMLKSANVTLVKQVQIGGGFVTTIIRGDVGSVRAAVDAGAAAASKVGDLVGAHILPRPATGLMENF